One genomic region from Stackebrandtia nassauensis DSM 44728 encodes:
- a CDS encoding pentapeptide repeat-containing protein, whose translation MLQIQAVRTILTAAAGIGALFGLVMIARRQQLQEVAHDLDREVARDNRHDATERRITELYMAAAEQLGHARAAVRLAALHALDRLGQNDVNHRQVIADIWCSYLRQPFALPARFTSISHTKKQPVSDSARADYFSDPEPDSGMDSADLEYEVRATAQRLLASHLRDPREEADRNDKPPPITSEGFWGLSGIDLTGATLINAEFIGCWLESANFSLTEFYGVAMFFEAQFQDVAMFVGAQFDGDAEFGKTQFYKDAVFAAAKFRNNTGFNSTRFKERATFGGAHFGRDTEFDEAQFDGDAVFNMAQFGEDAAFTGTQFTGTASYNEAQFGRDAWFNETRFGEATVFAGAQFGGEARFDNARFRGAAWFDGVAIADRIARRDATQFGGEVGFDKVVAVMNPGKKRLHMWPSGWALEEDPEGLPGWGRLRKEPMPSNPKLDSPVSE comes from the coding sequence ATGCTCCAGATCCAGGCGGTACGAACTATCCTGACCGCGGCCGCTGGAATCGGTGCCTTGTTCGGCTTGGTCATGATTGCCCGTCGACAGCAGCTACAGGAAGTTGCCCACGACCTTGATCGCGAAGTCGCCAGAGATAATCGGCATGACGCGACCGAGCGGCGGATCACCGAGTTGTACATGGCTGCCGCCGAGCAGTTGGGACACGCAAGGGCGGCGGTGCGCTTGGCGGCGTTGCATGCTTTGGATCGGTTGGGGCAAAACGACGTCAATCATCGGCAGGTCATCGCTGATATCTGGTGCTCGTACCTGAGGCAACCATTTGCGCTGCCAGCCCGATTCACTTCCATATCTCACACGAAAAAACAGCCTGTATCGGATTCGGCAAGAGCCGATTATTTTAGCGATCCCGAACCAGACTCTGGTATGGACTCAGCCGACTTGGAGTACGAGGTCCGCGCCACAGCCCAACGTCTCTTGGCCAGCCACCTTAGAGACCCCCGAGAAGAAGCTGATCGGAACGACAAGCCGCCGCCAATCACATCTGAGGGTTTTTGGGGCCTGTCCGGCATTGATCTGACCGGCGCCACACTTATCAACGCCGAGTTCATCGGTTGTTGGCTGGAATCGGCCAACTTCAGTCTTACTGAGTTCTATGGGGTCGCCATGTTCTTCGAAGCACAGTTCCAAGACGTTGCAATGTTCGTCGGGGCGCAATTCGACGGGGACGCCGAGTTCGGCAAGACGCAGTTCTACAAGGATGCCGTGTTCGCGGCAGCAAAGTTTCGCAACAATACTGGATTCAATAGCACCCGGTTCAAAGAGCGGGCCACGTTCGGCGGGGCGCATTTCGGCAGGGACACCGAGTTCGACGAGGCACAGTTCGACGGCGACGCCGTGTTTAACATGGCACAGTTCGGCGAGGACGCTGCCTTCACTGGCACACAGTTCACAGGTACTGCTTCATACAACGAGGCACAGTTCGGCAGAGATGCCTGGTTCAATGAGACGCGGTTCGGCGAAGCCACTGTGTTCGCAGGAGCGCAGTTCGGCGGAGAGGCTCGGTTTGATAATGCACGGTTCAGGGGGGCCGCCTGGTTCGACGGAGTCGCAATAGCGGACCGGATTGCAAGGCGCGACGCAACACAGTTCGGAGGCGAGGTCGGCTTTGACAAGGTTGTTGCAGTAATGAATCCGGGCAAGAAACGATTGCATATGTGGCCCTCAGGTTGGGCGCTGGAAGAGGATCCTGAGGGACTTCCAGGTTGGGGTCGCCTGCGCAAAGAGCCTATGCCTTCGAATCCGAAACTTGATTCTCCAGTGAGTGAGTGA
- a CDS encoding alpha/beta hydrolase — protein sequence MLPWSAELAGRVEQHTIDSVVLRDNPLGDPHLRPVLVHLPPGYDDEPGRRYPTIFWLPGYTGHIGMFFNRMPFRQAIPEVVDAAFASGDTPPAIVVYSDGWTSLGGSQNLDSPATGRYHTYLCEEVVPWVDAHFRTIADRDHRAVAGKSTGGFAAMVTPMLRPDLFGALATHAGDALFETSYRAELPERFRMLRDAYDGSYDRFLAEFRGRVPGTKANDLELMEVYAYAAAYSADADGTVRLPFDEIGALVPEVWQRWLDWDPVLMAAKPEYAEALRSMRALWIDAGNRDEFHLDAGAMAFRRAVSTAGIPDEKVHFELFDGGHGGIEYRYPLAVKWLSEAMSTDC from the coding sequence ATGTTGCCATGGTCGGCCGAGTTGGCCGGACGCGTCGAACAGCACACGATCGACAGCGTCGTGTTGCGGGACAACCCACTCGGCGATCCGCACCTGCGTCCGGTGCTGGTGCACCTGCCGCCCGGCTACGACGACGAGCCCGGCCGCCGGTATCCGACGATCTTCTGGCTGCCCGGATACACCGGCCACATCGGAATGTTCTTCAACCGGATGCCGTTCCGCCAGGCGATTCCGGAGGTGGTCGACGCGGCCTTCGCCTCGGGCGACACGCCACCGGCCATCGTCGTGTACTCAGACGGCTGGACTTCGTTGGGCGGCAGTCAGAACCTGGACTCGCCGGCCACCGGCAGGTACCACACGTATCTGTGTGAGGAGGTGGTGCCGTGGGTGGACGCTCACTTTCGGACGATCGCCGATCGCGACCACCGGGCGGTAGCCGGAAAGTCCACCGGCGGGTTCGCCGCCATGGTCACCCCGATGCTGCGCCCCGACCTGTTCGGCGCCCTGGCCACCCACGCCGGTGACGCACTCTTCGAGACCAGTTACCGCGCCGAGTTGCCCGAGCGGTTCCGGATGCTGCGCGACGCCTACGACGGCTCCTACGACAGGTTCCTCGCCGAGTTCCGCGGCCGCGTCCCCGGCACCAAGGCCAACGACCTCGAACTCATGGAGGTGTACGCGTACGCCGCGGCCTATTCCGCCGACGCCGACGGCACCGTGCGGCTGCCGTTCGACGAGATAGGGGCGCTGGTCCCCGAGGTCTGGCAGCGTTGGCTGGACTGGGATCCGGTGCTGATGGCCGCCAAGCCCGAGTACGCCGAGGCACTGCGCTCCATGCGGGCACTGTGGATCGACGCCGGGAACCGGGACGAGTTCCACCTCGACGCCGGGGCGATGGCCTTCCGGCGGGCGGTGTCGACGGCCGGGATACCCGACGAGAAGGTCCACTTCGAACTGTTCGACGGTGGGCACGGCGGCATCGAGTACCGGTATCCGTTGGCGGTCAAATGGCTCAGCGAGGCGATGTCCACCGACTGCTAG
- a CDS encoding SGNH/GDSL hydrolase family protein translates to MNRSRALRLAVLGVVGIVAAGSVVAFAGSESTAVIVAGAKPMRQVAMGDSYSSGVGAGDYDDSGCGRSANAYGPLLADEFSADVDFVACGGATIPDVRAEQLSALSDKTTHVTISVGGNDIGFGGIIVTCANGSDDECVDRIDQAEQDARDRLAGELADLYADMSEAAPDARIIVVGYPKPFHEKECDSAPGFSVAEQRRANTFAEALNAVTAEVADAAGFGFADPVSQFEGHGICSPEPYVKGESLDGSYHPNAAGQRDGYVPAVRKAL, encoded by the coding sequence GTGAACCGGTCCCGAGCGCTTCGTCTCGCCGTGCTGGGTGTCGTCGGCATCGTCGCCGCCGGATCGGTGGTGGCCTTCGCCGGCTCCGAATCGACGGCGGTCATCGTCGCCGGGGCGAAGCCGATGCGTCAGGTCGCCATGGGCGACTCCTATTCCTCAGGTGTCGGTGCCGGAGACTACGACGACTCCGGTTGCGGGCGCTCGGCCAACGCCTACGGTCCACTGTTGGCGGACGAGTTCTCGGCCGATGTGGACTTCGTCGCCTGCGGTGGCGCCACGATCCCGGATGTACGCGCGGAACAGTTGTCGGCGTTGTCGGACAAGACCACGCATGTGACGATCTCGGTGGGGGGCAACGACATCGGCTTCGGCGGCATCATCGTCACGTGTGCCAACGGCAGCGACGACGAGTGTGTGGACCGCATCGACCAGGCCGAGCAGGACGCCCGCGACCGCCTCGCCGGCGAACTGGCCGACCTCTACGCCGACATGTCCGAGGCCGCGCCCGACGCGCGGATCATCGTCGTGGGCTACCCGAAGCCGTTCCACGAGAAGGAATGCGACTCCGCGCCGGGCTTCAGCGTCGCCGAGCAGCGACGCGCCAACACCTTCGCCGAAGCCCTCAACGCCGTCACCGCCGAGGTCGCCGACGCGGCGGGCTTCGGCTTCGCCGACCCGGTGTCCCAGTTCGAGGGCCACGGGATCTGTTCCCCCGAGCCGTATGTCAAGGGCGAATCCCTCGACGGCTCCTACCACCCCAACGCCGCCGGACAACGGGACGGTTACGTGCCCGCCGTCCGAAAGGCGCTGTAG
- a CDS encoding endonuclease/exonuclease/phosphatase family protein yields the protein MSSPRSRTPLRRVTYVLLWIMVLGWALFTGWRLFGAEVAWPVAVVISYTPYIAAAILIPIAVAVWLRTIALLTVLVVCACALVVVLMPRFFADGDGAGDGPQLRVMTANVLTGDADLDAIADLVVDNKIDVLTVLELDADAVDKLAKTEVADQLPHQVLKPADKAAGTGIYSRHELTENDELAVDGLFYNPAATIDVPKAGDVEFVAVHPSPPINPDRTRHWRHDLRALPPAPTDGTPRILAGDFNATLDHRILRDLIAMGYTDAADATGSGLTGTWPTDKNFPPKVTIDHVLTSTGITPTTYATHTIPNSDHRALTTTMTLPKPDD from the coding sequence ATGTCCTCGCCCCGCTCGCGAACCCCGCTGCGCCGCGTCACCTACGTTCTGTTGTGGATCATGGTGCTCGGCTGGGCCCTGTTCACCGGCTGGCGGCTGTTCGGCGCCGAGGTGGCCTGGCCCGTCGCCGTCGTCATCTCCTACACCCCCTACATCGCCGCCGCGATCCTCATCCCCATCGCCGTGGCCGTCTGGCTGCGCACCATCGCGCTGCTGACCGTCCTGGTGGTGTGCGCGTGCGCGCTCGTCGTCGTGCTGATGCCACGCTTCTTCGCCGACGGCGATGGCGCCGGTGACGGCCCCCAACTGCGCGTCATGACCGCCAACGTCCTCACCGGCGACGCCGACCTCGACGCGATCGCCGACCTCGTCGTCGACAACAAGATCGACGTCCTCACGGTCCTGGAACTCGACGCCGACGCGGTCGACAAACTCGCCAAAACCGAAGTGGCCGACCAACTCCCACACCAAGTCCTCAAACCCGCCGACAAGGCGGCCGGAACCGGCATCTACTCCCGCCACGAACTCACCGAGAACGACGAACTCGCCGTCGACGGCCTCTTCTACAACCCCGCCGCCACCATCGACGTCCCCAAAGCCGGTGACGTCGAATTCGTCGCGGTCCACCCCTCCCCGCCCATCAACCCCGACCGCACCCGCCACTGGCGCCACGACCTCCGCGCCCTCCCACCGGCCCCCACCGACGGCACCCCCCGCATCCTGGCGGGCGACTTCAACGCCACCCTCGACCACCGAATCCTCCGCGACCTCATCGCCATGGGCTACACCGACGCGGCCGACGCCACCGGCTCCGGCCTCACCGGCACCTGGCCCACCGACAAGAACTTCCCACCCAAGGTCACCATCGACCACGTCCTCACCAGCACCGGCATCACCCCCACCACCTACGCCACCCACACCATCCCCAACAGCGACCACCGCGCCCTCACCACCACGATGACCCTTCCCAAGCCCGACGACTAA
- a CDS encoding MFS transporter, translating into MGNFIEWFDFGVYAYLAGTIAAVFFPTGNPEDGLLFAFGAFALSFLIRPLGGLFFGPLGDRIGRQKVLALTIILMSGATMVIGLLPSYNTIGLAAPILLLLCRLVQGFSTGGEYGGAATFIAEYAPDRRRGFFGSFLEFGTLGGTIVAAGLTVTLTTTLSETAMLSWGWRIPFLVACPLGLFGLYLRYKLEDTPAFKDLEHKHEVANSPLRDCLRKDWRPLLICVGIVIILNVSYYTVLTYMPSYLTGVLKLTETQGLLVSIVMMAVMMALIAPFGALSDRVGRKPLLLAAAIGFIVFAYPAFLLMQAGTVVSIGLGMLIIGLFLVILQGTIPSALPALFPTQVRYGAFAISYNVSTSLFGGTAPVVIAFLGTRLGAPEYMPAFYLMAAAAIAIVPIVLSPETARKPLRVRKPAVVVAGPKPLAAEGTAG; encoded by the coding sequence ATGGGCAACTTCATCGAGTGGTTCGACTTCGGTGTCTACGCCTACCTGGCCGGAACCATCGCCGCCGTCTTCTTCCCGACCGGGAACCCCGAGGACGGGCTGCTGTTCGCCTTCGGCGCGTTCGCGCTGTCGTTCCTGATCCGACCGCTGGGCGGCCTGTTCTTCGGCCCGCTGGGCGACCGCATCGGACGCCAGAAGGTGCTGGCGCTGACGATCATCCTGATGTCGGGCGCGACCATGGTCATCGGCCTGCTGCCCAGCTACAACACCATCGGCCTGGCCGCGCCGATCCTGCTGCTGCTGTGCCGCCTGGTGCAGGGCTTCTCCACCGGCGGCGAGTACGGCGGCGCCGCCACCTTCATCGCCGAGTACGCCCCCGACCGCAGGCGCGGCTTCTTCGGCAGCTTCCTCGAGTTCGGGACGCTTGGCGGCACCATCGTGGCCGCCGGGCTGACGGTCACGCTCACCACCACGCTGTCCGAGACCGCGATGCTGTCGTGGGGCTGGCGGATCCCGTTCCTGGTGGCCTGCCCGCTGGGCCTGTTCGGGCTGTACCTGCGGTACAAACTGGAGGACACCCCGGCGTTCAAGGACCTGGAGCACAAGCACGAGGTCGCCAACTCGCCGCTGCGGGACTGCCTGCGCAAGGACTGGCGGCCGCTGCTGATCTGCGTCGGCATCGTGATCATCCTGAACGTCTCGTACTACACCGTCCTGACGTACATGCCCAGCTACCTGACCGGCGTCCTCAAACTGACCGAGACCCAGGGTCTGCTGGTGAGCATCGTGATGATGGCCGTCATGATGGCGCTCATCGCGCCGTTCGGGGCGCTGTCGGACCGGGTGGGCCGCAAACCGCTGCTGCTGGCCGCCGCCATCGGGTTCATCGTGTTCGCCTACCCGGCGTTCCTGCTCATGCAGGCCGGGACGGTCGTGTCCATCGGACTGGGCATGCTCATCATCGGACTGTTCCTGGTGATCCTGCAGGGGACGATTCCCTCCGCGCTGCCAGCGCTGTTCCCGACGCAGGTCCGCTACGGCGCCTTCGCGATCAGCTACAACGTGTCCACGTCGCTGTTCGGCGGCACCGCCCCGGTCGTGATCGCGTTCCTGGGCACCCGACTGGGCGCCCCGGAGTACATGCCCGCCTTCTACCTGATGGCGGCCGCGGCGATCGCGATCGTGCCGATCGTGCTGTCCCCGGAGACGGCCCGCAAACCGTTGCGGGTGCGCAAACCCGCCGTCGTCGTGGCCGGTCCCAAGCCGCTGGCGGCCGAGGGCACGGCTGGCTGA
- a CDS encoding acetyl-CoA C-acetyltransferase — MTEAVIVATARTPIGRAVKGSLKDLRPDDLAATAVRAALDKVPDLDPAIIDDLYLGCGLPGGEAGFNMGRVVSVLLGYDHLPAATLTRYCASSLQTTRMAAHAIKAGEGDVFISAGVEAVSRYGRGNSDGLPEPVQAQVGGGWQNPVFDAARERSAHRAENGAVGWDDPRESGEVPDIYLAMGQTAENLALARGVTRAEMDAFGVRSQNLAEKAIADGFWAEEITPVTLPDGTVVATDDGPRAGVTLEAVSGLKPVFRPDGRVTAGNCCPLNDGAAAVIVMSDTKAAELGITPLARIVSTGVTAMSPEIMGIGPVEASWQALARAGLGIDDMDLVEINEAFAAQVIPSYQDLGVPLEKLNVHGGAIAVGHPFGMTGARITGTLLHGLQRTGGRYGLETMCVGGGQGMAMVIERL; from the coding sequence ATGACTGAAGCCGTCATCGTCGCGACCGCCCGCACTCCCATCGGGCGCGCCGTCAAGGGTTCCCTGAAGGATCTGCGTCCGGACGACCTGGCCGCCACGGCGGTGCGCGCCGCGCTGGACAAGGTGCCGGATCTGGATCCGGCCATCATCGACGACCTGTACCTGGGTTGCGGACTGCCCGGCGGTGAGGCCGGTTTCAACATGGGCCGGGTGGTGTCCGTCCTGTTGGGATACGACCACCTGCCCGCCGCGACGCTCACCCGCTACTGCGCCTCGTCGCTGCAGACGACCCGGATGGCCGCGCACGCGATCAAGGCCGGTGAGGGTGACGTGTTCATCTCCGCCGGGGTGGAGGCCGTGTCGCGGTACGGGCGCGGCAATTCCGACGGCCTGCCGGAACCGGTGCAGGCGCAGGTGGGCGGCGGCTGGCAGAACCCGGTCTTCGACGCGGCCCGCGAGCGTTCGGCGCATCGGGCTGAGAACGGCGCCGTCGGCTGGGACGACCCGCGTGAGTCGGGTGAGGTGCCGGACATCTACCTGGCGATGGGGCAGACGGCCGAGAACCTGGCGCTGGCGCGCGGGGTGACCCGCGCCGAGATGGACGCCTTCGGGGTGCGTTCGCAGAACCTCGCCGAGAAGGCCATCGCGGACGGCTTCTGGGCCGAGGAGATCACCCCGGTGACGCTGCCCGACGGCACCGTCGTCGCCACCGATGACGGGCCGCGCGCGGGCGTGACGCTGGAGGCCGTGTCGGGTCTGAAGCCGGTGTTCCGGCCGGACGGCCGGGTCACGGCGGGCAACTGCTGTCCGCTCAACGACGGCGCTGCCGCGGTGATCGTCATGAGCGACACCAAGGCCGCCGAGCTGGGGATCACGCCGCTGGCCCGGATCGTGTCGACCGGGGTCACCGCGATGTCGCCGGAGATCATGGGCATCGGCCCGGTCGAGGCGTCGTGGCAGGCGCTGGCCCGGGCGGGGTTGGGCATCGACGACATGGACCTGGTGGAGATCAACGAGGCCTTCGCCGCGCAGGTGATCCCGTCGTACCAGGACCTCGGGGTGCCGCTGGAGAAGCTCAACGTCCACGGTGGAGCCATCGCGGTGGGGCACCCGTTCGGCATGACCGGCGCCCGCATCACCGGCACGCTGCTGCACGGTTTGCAGCGCACCGGTGGCCGATACGGGCTGGAGACGATGTGCGTCGGCGGCGGCCAGGGCATGGCGATGGTCATCGAACGGCTGTGA
- a CDS encoding nuclear transport factor 2 family protein — MTPPEQADPPRSRFDGLTPAEASRFAGRWLPAWTGNDPKRLAAFYTEDAFYADPAVPQGIQGQAVLLDYFAKLLGRFPDWVWTQTRATPLDGGFLNHWRADIPVRDRVVVANGVCTVQLRDGLIARNEVFFDRTELVAELTRK, encoded by the coding sequence ATGACGCCTCCCGAGCAAGCCGACCCGCCGCGAAGCCGGTTCGACGGGCTGACCCCGGCCGAGGCCAGCCGCTTCGCCGGGCGCTGGCTGCCCGCCTGGACCGGCAACGACCCCAAGCGGCTGGCCGCGTTCTACACCGAGGACGCCTTCTACGCCGATCCCGCCGTCCCGCAGGGCATCCAGGGCCAAGCGGTGCTGCTGGACTACTTCGCGAAACTGCTGGGCCGGTTCCCGGACTGGGTGTGGACCCAGACCCGGGCGACCCCGTTGGACGGCGGGTTCCTCAACCACTGGCGGGCCGACATTCCCGTTCGCGACCGGGTCGTGGTCGCGAACGGCGTCTGCACCGTCCAGTTGCGAGACGGTTTGATCGCCCGCAACGAGGTCTTCTTCGACCGCACCGAGCTCGTCGCCGAGCTGACGCGGAAGTGA
- a CDS encoding YajQ family cyclic di-GMP-binding protein codes for MANPSFDIVSELDSAELDNAINQTSKELSTRFDFRGTGAGIERSGDEAVVLTAETEDRVKAALDVFKDKLIKRGISLKAMEAGEPRASGKTSKIDCALKQGIEQDVAKKINKAIRDEGPKGVQTQIQGDQIRVTAKKRDDLQSVIAMLKKADFDVALQFTNYRS; via the coding sequence GTGGCAAATCCGTCGTTCGACATCGTCAGTGAGCTCGATTCCGCCGAGCTCGACAACGCGATCAACCAGACGTCGAAGGAACTGTCCACCCGGTTCGACTTTCGGGGTACCGGTGCCGGTATCGAACGCAGCGGGGACGAGGCGGTGGTGCTGACCGCCGAGACCGAGGACCGGGTCAAGGCGGCCCTGGACGTCTTCAAGGACAAGCTGATCAAGCGCGGTATCTCGTTGAAGGCCATGGAGGCCGGTGAGCCCCGCGCCTCGGGCAAGACCAGCAAGATCGACTGCGCGTTGAAGCAGGGCATCGAGCAGGACGTGGCCAAGAAGATCAACAAGGCCATCCGGGACGAGGGCCCCAAGGGCGTCCAGACCCAGATTCAGGGTGACCAGATCCGGGTCACGGCCAAGAAACGCGACGACCTGCAGTCGGTCATCGCGATGCTGAAGAAGGCCGACTTCGACGTGGCGCTTCAGTTCACGAACTACCGCTCATAG
- a CDS encoding EamA family transporter, which translates to MSSPTVLPWLALFTVWIFWGSTYLGIQFAVETIPPLLMAGFRYLLAGAVMFAIVGPRHARGPNRPTPRQWRSMVIVAVLLLVGGNGLLSVGETSIDSGLAALIVATVPVWMLLIDAAVNRSRITVTMAIALALGTAGVGVLVGGPGSRVDLFGAIVVLIGALSWASGTVYARRAPQPKHPLVVASLQMIAGGVVLILVAAVTGEFGRLELAAISARSIAGFGWLVVAGSMLAFTAYGYANANLPTSTVATYAYVNPVVAVVLGVLLGDESLSANLLLGGGIIVSAVVLIVGGQAAKRREKPRPREVHRQALRWYRRHPEAQRSRRHMFATRHTTKLPADEALPGRPGPLLDPSDRNAALGTPLLGPYPDGMEIAEFGVDCFWGGEAQFWDVPGVWTTVAGFQGGHTPNPLADEILSHRTGHTEAVRVVFDPAKTSYEKLLAVFWCSEDPTRRVDMRGHGRSAIFTQDAGQLAKAEASRKVYQRELDRRGYGAIITEILSAQEFPFYPAQLRHQQHLARH; encoded by the coding sequence ATGTCATCGCCTACGGTGTTGCCCTGGCTGGCGCTGTTCACCGTATGGATCTTCTGGGGATCGACGTACCTCGGTATCCAGTTCGCGGTGGAGACGATCCCGCCGCTGCTGATGGCCGGTTTCCGGTACCTGCTGGCGGGCGCGGTCATGTTCGCGATCGTCGGACCCCGGCACGCGCGCGGCCCCAACCGGCCCACCCCACGGCAGTGGCGCTCCATGGTCATCGTCGCGGTCCTGCTGCTCGTGGGCGGCAACGGCCTGCTCAGTGTGGGGGAGACCAGCATCGACTCCGGACTCGCGGCCCTCATCGTCGCGACCGTTCCGGTGTGGATGCTGCTGATCGACGCGGCGGTCAACCGGAGCCGGATCACCGTCACGATGGCCATCGCGCTGGCCCTGGGCACGGCGGGCGTCGGCGTGCTGGTCGGCGGCCCCGGCTCCCGCGTCGACCTCTTCGGCGCGATCGTCGTCCTCATCGGAGCACTGAGCTGGGCGAGTGGAACCGTCTACGCCCGCCGGGCCCCGCAGCCCAAGCACCCGCTCGTGGTGGCGTCGCTGCAGATGATCGCGGGCGGCGTGGTGCTGATCCTCGTGGCCGCCGTGACCGGCGAGTTCGGACGGCTCGAACTCGCCGCGATATCGGCCCGTTCGATCGCCGGATTCGGCTGGCTGGTCGTGGCGGGCTCCATGCTCGCCTTCACCGCCTACGGCTACGCCAACGCCAACCTGCCCACCAGCACCGTCGCCACCTACGCCTACGTCAACCCGGTCGTCGCGGTGGTGCTGGGCGTCCTGCTCGGCGACGAGTCGCTCAGCGCCAACCTGCTGCTCGGCGGCGGCATCATCGTCAGCGCCGTGGTCCTCATCGTCGGCGGCCAGGCCGCGAAACGCCGCGAGAAGCCACGGCCCCGCGAGGTCCACCGGCAAGCGTTACGTTGGTACCGAAGGCATCCGGAAGCGCAAAGGAGTCGTCGCCACATGTTCGCCACCCGACACACCACCAAACTCCCCGCCGACGAGGCCCTCCCCGGACGCCCCGGCCCGCTGCTCGACCCGTCCGACCGCAACGCCGCCCTGGGCACCCCGCTGCTGGGTCCCTACCCCGACGGCATGGAGATCGCCGAGTTCGGCGTCGACTGCTTCTGGGGCGGCGAAGCCCAGTTCTGGGACGTCCCCGGCGTATGGACGACCGTCGCGGGATTCCAGGGTGGACACACACCCAACCCGCTCGCCGACGAGATCCTCAGCCACCGCACCGGCCACACCGAAGCGGTGCGGGTCGTCTTCGACCCGGCGAAGACCTCCTACGAGAAACTGCTGGCCGTGTTCTGGTGCTCCGAGGACCCCACCCGCCGCGTCGACATGCGCGGGCACGGCCGCTCGGCCATCTTCACCCAGGACGCGGGACAGCTGGCCAAGGCCGAAGCCTCCCGCAAGGTGTACCAACGCGAACTCGACCGACGCGGCTACGGCGCGATCATCACCGAGATCCTGTCGGCACAGGAGTTCCCGTTCTATCCGGCGCAGCTACGCCACCAACAGCACCTGGCGCGCCACTGA
- a CDS encoding NAD-dependent epimerase/dehydratase family protein: MDVNTIVVTGGAGFVGSQLIRGLVEKYPRAAIVSIDNYFTGRRDAHIDNPRVTYVEDSTVNINKLWANSEFGKPDLVFHLGEYARIPQSFDEPDLVWEYNTWGTKEVVKFCTDNQARLIYAGSSSKFGNDGQDEHLNPYAWTKAKNGELIRNYGDWYGLDYVITYFYNVYGPGQIEQGRYATVIGIFERQYKDGEPLTVVEPGTQTRDFTHIDDTVAGLLVCAEHGKGDGYLIGAGHEWPMLDVAKMFGTEYTLIPAKRGERVRGEADNAKVRALGWEPRQSLDRYIAEFVARTPRG; this comes from the coding sequence GTGGACGTCAACACCATCGTTGTCACCGGCGGCGCCGGATTCGTCGGCAGCCAGCTGATCCGGGGACTGGTCGAGAAGTATCCGAGGGCGGCCATCGTGTCGATCGACAACTACTTCACCGGCCGCCGCGACGCCCACATCGACAACCCCCGCGTCACCTACGTGGAGGACTCCACCGTCAACATCAACAAACTGTGGGCCAACTCCGAGTTCGGCAAACCCGACCTGGTGTTCCACCTCGGCGAGTACGCCCGCATCCCGCAGTCCTTCGACGAACCCGACCTGGTGTGGGAGTACAACACCTGGGGGACCAAGGAAGTCGTCAAGTTCTGCACCGACAACCAGGCCCGGCTCATCTACGCTGGTTCCAGCTCCAAGTTCGGCAACGACGGCCAGGACGAACACCTCAACCCCTACGCGTGGACCAAGGCCAAGAACGGCGAACTGATCCGCAACTACGGCGACTGGTACGGCCTCGACTACGTCATCACCTACTTCTACAACGTCTACGGCCCCGGCCAGATCGAACAGGGCCGCTACGCGACCGTCATCGGCATCTTCGAGCGGCAGTACAAGGACGGCGAACCGCTGACCGTCGTCGAACCCGGCACCCAGACCCGCGACTTCACCCACATCGACGACACCGTCGCCGGACTGCTGGTCTGCGCCGAACACGGCAAGGGCGACGGCTACCTCATCGGTGCCGGACACGAATGGCCGATGCTGGACGTCGCCAAGATGTTCGGCACCGAGTACACGCTGATCCCCGCCAAACGCGGCGAACGGGTGCGCGGCGAAGCCGACAACGCGAAGGTGCGGGCGCTCGGCTGGGAACCGCGACAGTCCCTCGACCGCTACATCGCCGAGTTCGTGGCCCGCACCCCGCGCGGTTGA